The DNA window GCGACGCCGGAGGGGGTGCGCGCGCGGGCGTTTCGCGCCGAAGGGAATGGCTTTCGCTTGAAGGACGAGCACCGGGCGCGGGTCACCTTCGAGCAGCGCAACCTCCTCGATCCGGATCCCGAGTTCTGGCGCCCCGGCTCGTTCGACGTGATCTTCTGCCGGAACGTCACCTTGTACTTCTCCGAGCGGGCCATCCGTGCGGCCCTCGCGCGCTTCGCTGCCGCGCTGGTCCCCGGCGGCTTTCTGTTCCTGGGCGCGAGCGAGACACTCCGGGGACTCTCCGACGATTTCGAGCTCTCGTTCTGGGGCGACACCGCCATCCACCGGCGTCGCGAGCAACCCGAGGGGGACGCCTTCGCCACGTCCCTCCACGCGCCGAGCTGCTGGATGGAGCAGATCCACAGCTCCACAGCGCGGATCGTGGCCCTCACGGCGCGGGATGCGCTGGAAGAAGAGGGGGAGCCGCCGTGTCCCCCGCCGTCGGCGCGATCGCTCCGGCGGCTGGTCGAAACCGAACGCTTCGGTGAGGGGCTCGCGCTGATCCGGCGGGCCGCGGCGTCCCACGGAAGGCGCTCCGAACTTCAGCTGTTCGAGGCGATCATGCTGAGCGGTCTGGGCCGCATCGAAGAGCTGGAGCGCGTCTGCGCGAAGCTGAACGCCACGCAAGGTGCCCACGCGGGCTCGTACTACCTGCTCGGACTCTGCCGCGAGCATGCGAACGATCGCTCCGGCGCCATCGGCTTCTACCGCGAGGCGCTGCGCGCCGATCCGAGCTTCGCCATGGCGCACCTGCGGCTCGGGCTCCTGTGGCGGACGGTCGGTGACCTGAGAGGGGCGCGCACGGCCCTGCGCGAGGCGCTCGCCGGCTTGAGCCGGGGGCCGGAGGAGCACGTCGTGCTCTTCGGCGGTGGGTTCACGCGCGCGACCCTGGAGACGCTGTGCCGTGAACAGCTCGTTGCCGCGGAGATCTACCGATGAGTGCGCGGAGCATGGCCGTGGTCCAGGCGCGGCTGCGCGAGCTGCGGCAGACCTTCGACGAGGGGTTCGCGCGCGCCGAGGCGGAGCAGGACGCCGAGCCGATCCTCTTGCTCGGTCTCCACGTCGGGATGAGCCGGTTCGCCGTCCCGATCGCCGATCTGGCGGGCGTCCATCCCTGCAGCAAGATTGCGCCGCTACCCACCGGGCCGGAGGGTCTGCTCGGGCTCGCCGGCGTGCGTGGGCGTCTGTATGCGGTCTACGCGCTGGGGGCGCTGCTGGGCGTCGACGCTTCGGCGGAAGCGCCACGATGGTTGCTCCTCGCCAAGGGCGCGGAGTCGGTCGCCTTCGCGGTCAGTGATGTGGACGCTCATCTGCGCGCGAAGGGAACCGAGCTGCGCCCCTTCGATGGGGCGCGAGGCGGATATGTGGGCTGGTTGCTCGAGCAAGGCGCGCGGCGCCTCGGGGTGCTCGACGTCCGCTCGCTTCTTTCGACGATCGAACAGCGTACGCCGGTGGGCCGGCGGGCGAGGTAGGACTTCTGATGGGACGATCTTGGACGATAGGGCAGCAGCTGACCTTGGGGTTCTCGCTCCCCGTGCTCTTGATCATCGGGCTTGGCCTCTTCTCCTACAGGACCAGCGTGCAGCAGGTGGAGACGGCACGGCGGGTCGCCCAGACGCACAAGGCGATCAGCGACGTGATCGATCTCCTCTCCCTCATCAAGGACGCGGAGACGGGTCAGCGAGGCTACGTGATCTCCGGCATGCCGGAGTTCCTCGACCCCTACAACGGCGCGGTCGAGCGGCTGAGCAGAGAGGTCGAGGAGCTCCGCTCGATCAACCGCGACAGCCCCGAGCACCAGAAACGCATCGACACCCTGGGGCAGCTCGTCCGTGATCAGCTCGACAAGCTCAAGCCCCCCATCGACGCTCGTCAGCGCGACGGTCTCGAGGTGGCGGCGAAGCTCGTCAGCGAGGGAGAAGGGAAGCGGCGGATGGAGGAGATCCGTCAGCTCACCGGCGACATGATCGCGGAGGAGAGGGCCCGCCTGAAGGAGCGCGCCACGGAGGCCGAAGAGGCGACGGAGTGGCACCGAAACGTCGTCTTCGGGGGCACCCTCGGGGCCCTCGTGGTGGTGCTGGTCGCGGCCACGCTGGTCATGAGGACCCTCGACCGCCAGATCGGGTCCTCGGTGCAGAGCCTGCAGAGCGCCTCGTCGGAGCTCCAGGCGGCCGCCACGCAGCAAGCGAAGGGGGCCAAGGGGCAGGTGGCCGCGTCCGCAGAGGCCTCCTCGACGATGCGAGAGCTGGTCGCCACGGCCCGCCAGATCGCGGAGAGCGCTCAGCGGGTGACCATCATCGCGAACGACACGACCCTGGCGGCGCGTGGCGGAGAGCAGACGGTCGTGGCAGCGCGGGCGACGATCGAGACTGTGAAGCTCCAGGTCGATCGCATCGTCCAGCACATGCTGGAACTCGGCAAGCGCTCCCAGGACATCGGCGCGATCGTCGATCTCATCAACGAGCTGTCCGAGCAGACGAACATCCTCGCCATCAATGCGACGATCGAGGCCGCGGGCGCCGGAGAATCCGGGCGCCGCTTCGCGGTCATCGCCGACGAGATCCGCCGCCTCGCCGACCGGGTCGGCGGGTCGACGAAGGACATCCGGTCGCTGATCGAGGAGGTGCGCGCCGCTGCCAACACGTCGGTGATGGCCACGGAGGACGGCGCCAAGGCGGCCGAGGCGTGCGCGCGCCAGTTCGTCGAGATGAACGCGAGCTTCGGGCGAATCGCCGCGTCGGTGGCGAGCACGGCCGATGCCTCGCGCGAGATCGAGCTGAGCACCCGCCAGCAGAGCACCGCCGTGGAGCAGGCGAGCGCCGCGATCGTGGAGGTCGCCCAGACGGCACGAGAGACGGACGCCAGCGCGGGACAGATGCTGGAGACGGCCGTCCAGCTCGCGTCGCTGGCCAGGCAGCTCGTCGGGCTGATCCGCCACGAGACACCGGGCTAGCATGGCCCTGACTTCCCAGCTGGAGCGCGCATTCCGGAGCGAAGCGCTGGAACTCCTGGAGGGCCTCGCGCAGGGGGTGCTCGAGCTGGAGCGCGACCCCGAACGCATCGAGATCGTCCATCGGTGCTTGCGGCAAGCGCACACGCTGAAGGGAGCGGCTCGCATCGCGCAGCGCCCTCGCGTCGCCGAGCTGGCGCACGCGATCGAGGACGCCTTCACTCCCTACCGCGCCGGAGAAAAGGCACCCGAGCAGGCCCTCATGAGCGATCTGCTCGCGCTCGTCGGCGCCCTGCGGCGCGAGGTGACGGGTCAGACCCAGACCAATCCATCGACCGCCCCCGGGCCCCTCGCGGAGGAGCGCCTGGAGACGGTGCGGGTGGACATCATGGCGCTGGACGCGACGCTGGAGGCCGCCACGGAGACCTCGGTGCAGCTCGGCACGGCGCGAAGGGCGGCCGAGACCGTCCGGGGGGCGCAGCGAAGCTTGAGCCTGCTGCGGCGGGACATGCGGGCCCTGCGCGCGCTGGGCGAGGCGCCCGGGAGCCGGGAAGCAGGCGCCCTCCGGCTGCAGAGCATGTCGGCAAAGCTCGAAGAGCTGCAGCGCGTGCTCGGCACCGCCATGGAGGATCTGGGCAGCGGCCTGCAACGCATGGATCAGGAACTCGGGGAGGTACAGCGTCGCCTCGGCATCCTGCGCCTCGTCCCGGCGCGCACGATCATGCCCTCGCTGGAGCTGGGCGTGAGGGATGCGGCAGGAGCACGCGGCATGCAGGTGAGCTTCGTGGCTTCGGGCGAAGAGGTGCGCCTGGAGGGGCACATCCTCGCCGCGGTCCGCGATGCGTTGCTGCACCTGGTCCGGAACGCCGTGGCGCACGGGCTCGAGTCACCGGAGGAGCGAGTTCGGCTCAAGAAGCCCGCCGGGGGGCGGGTGCGGCTCAGCGTCGAACGGCGCGGGCGGCGGGCCGTCTTCAGCTGCTCGGACGACGGGCGGGGCATGGACGCCGACGCGATCCGGGCCGCAGCGGTCGCCGGAGGGGCGATCTCCGAAGAGGACGCGCTCGCGCTCGGCCACGACGATGCGCTCCGCCTCGCCATCCGCGCCGGGATCAGCACGAGCCAAGGGGTCACCGAACTCTCGGGTCGCGGCGTCGGCCTGGATGTCGCGGCCGAGACCGCGGCCCGCTTCGACGGCGAGCTACGCATCGCCAGCGAGCCCGACGTGGGGACCACCATCGAGCTGGAGGTCGCGCTGTCGCTCTCGTCGCTCACGGCGCTGGTGGTGCTCGCCGACGACCGACAGACGCTGATCCCGCTCGCCGGTGTGACGGGCGTCGTACGCCTCGCGGACGCGGATGTCGTCCGCGATGGTGCAGGGGAGCACATCCTCCACGAGGGCCGCGCCATCCCGTTCATGCCCCTCGCCAGGATGCTGGACGCCTCCGCCGTCACGCCACGAGAGCGCTGGTCGTCCGTCATCTTGCAGGCGAGCGGCAGTCTGGTGGCAGTCGGCGTGGATCGGCTGCTGGGCAGCCTGGATGTGATCGTCAAGCCGTTGCCCGTCGCAGCTGGAGAGCACGCCTTGGTCGCCGGGGCTGCGCTCGACGCGCAAGGCAACCCCGTGCTCGTGCTGGACACACGCGGCCTGGCGCAAGCCGTGGAGAACCGCCCTGCCACCCTCACGCCGCGTGTCGTCAAGCCTCGCCCCCCGGTCCTGATCATCGACGACTCCTTGACCACGCGCATGCTCGAGCAGGGCATTCTGCAAGGGGCGGGGTTCGAGGTCGATCTCGCGGGCTCCGGGGAAGAGGGGCTGAAGAAGGCGAAGGAGCGCCGTTACGGCCTGTTCCTCGTCGACATCGAGATGCCGGGGATGAGCGGCCTCGATTTTCTTCGCATCACCCGGAACGACACGGCGCTTCGTGACATCCCCGTGATCATCGTGACCTCCCTGGCCTCGGTCGAAGATCGTCAGCGCGGGCTGGATGCAGGCGCTGCGGCCTACATCGTCAAAGGAGAATTCGACCAGCGGCGCTTCGTCACCACCGTCCGAGAACTGATGGAGAAGCAGGCTTGAGGTCGGTCCTGAATTTCTGGAAGAGTGATCTCTCCATCGAAGGGGGTGTCGATGCCACAGAGCACTCTCCGACCCAGCCAGCGGACGCTCCGCTCACCATGGCCGTGCGCCCTCGTCTCATC is part of the Chondromyces crocatus genome and encodes:
- a CDS encoding hybrid sensor histidine kinase/response regulator — its product is MALTSQLERAFRSEALELLEGLAQGVLELERDPERIEIVHRCLRQAHTLKGAARIAQRPRVAELAHAIEDAFTPYRAGEKAPEQALMSDLLALVGALRREVTGQTQTNPSTAPGPLAEERLETVRVDIMALDATLEAATETSVQLGTARRAAETVRGAQRSLSLLRRDMRALRALGEAPGSREAGALRLQSMSAKLEELQRVLGTAMEDLGSGLQRMDQELGEVQRRLGILRLVPARTIMPSLELGVRDAAGARGMQVSFVASGEEVRLEGHILAAVRDALLHLVRNAVAHGLESPEERVRLKKPAGGRVRLSVERRGRRAVFSCSDDGRGMDADAIRAAAVAGGAISEEDALALGHDDALRLAIRAGISTSQGVTELSGRGVGLDVAAETAARFDGELRIASEPDVGTTIELEVALSLSSLTALVVLADDRQTLIPLAGVTGVVRLADADVVRDGAGEHILHEGRAIPFMPLARMLDASAVTPRERWSSVILQASGSLVAVGVDRLLGSLDVIVKPLPVAAGEHALVAGAALDAQGNPVLVLDTRGLAQAVENRPATLTPRVVKPRPPVLIIDDSLTTRMLEQGILQGAGFEVDLAGSGEEGLKKAKERRYGLFLVDIEMPGMSGLDFLRITRNDTALRDIPVIIVTSLASVEDRQRGLDAGAAAYIVKGEFDQRRFVTTVRELMEKQA
- a CDS encoding CHASE3 domain-containing protein, which translates into the protein MGRSWTIGQQLTLGFSLPVLLIIGLGLFSYRTSVQQVETARRVAQTHKAISDVIDLLSLIKDAETGQRGYVISGMPEFLDPYNGAVERLSREVEELRSINRDSPEHQKRIDTLGQLVRDQLDKLKPPIDARQRDGLEVAAKLVSEGEGKRRMEEIRQLTGDMIAEERARLKERATEAEEATEWHRNVVFGGTLGALVVVLVAATLVMRTLDRQIGSSVQSLQSASSELQAAATQQAKGAKGQVAASAEASSTMRELVATARQIAESAQRVTIIANDTTLAARGGEQTVVAARATIETVKLQVDRIVQHMLELGKRSQDIGAIVDLINELSEQTNILAINATIEAAGAGESGRRFAVIADEIRRLADRVGGSTKDIRSLIEEVRAAANTSVMATEDGAKAAEACARQFVEMNASFGRIAASVASTADASREIELSTRQQSTAVEQASAAIVEVAQTARETDASAGQMLETAVQLASLARQLVGLIRHETPG
- a CDS encoding chemotaxis protein CheW; its protein translation is MSARSMAVVQARLRELRQTFDEGFARAEAEQDAEPILLLGLHVGMSRFAVPIADLAGVHPCSKIAPLPTGPEGLLGLAGVRGRLYAVYALGALLGVDASAEAPRWLLLAKGAESVAFAVSDVDAHLRAKGTELRPFDGARGGYVGWLLEQGARRLGVLDVRSLLSTIEQRTPVGRRAR
- a CDS encoding CheR family methyltransferase, translating into MAEEEMLEQIRELIEARFGLACTDWQQALLTRAVERWQKAGVTPGATPHSSASSEQVQALVAELLVRETYFFRDKAQIDALIEVALPACARLGTPGRPLRLLSAGCASGEEPYSLALAIGERAGHLADRTWIHGFDLSRVAVEHAREGLYDSWALRATPEGVRARAFRAEGNGFRLKDEHRARVTFEQRNLLDPDPEFWRPGSFDVIFCRNVTLYFSERAIRAALARFAAALVPGGFLFLGASETLRGLSDDFELSFWGDTAIHRRREQPEGDAFATSLHAPSCWMEQIHSSTARIVALTARDALEEEGEPPCPPPSARSLRRLVETERFGEGLALIRRAAASHGRRSELQLFEAIMLSGLGRIEELERVCAKLNATQGAHAGSYYLLGLCREHANDRSGAIGFYREALRADPSFAMAHLRLGLLWRTVGDLRGARTALREALAGLSRGPEEHVVLFGGGFTRATLETLCREQLVAAEIYR